DNA from Ralstonia insidiosa:
TTCATCATCGATTCCGACGTCAGGCGGAAATTGATCGGCGTACCGGTCGGGATGGCCAACTCGTTGAGCGACGCCACGCCGTACTGCGGATAGATGAACAGCCACTTCCAGTTCAGCGCAATGACGTCCACCTCAACCGGCTCGACCTGCGCGGCAAGCGGCTGGTACGGATCCAGCTTGTGCGTGGTGTCCCAGATCAGCACGCCCAGGCAGGCGACGATCAGGCATGGGATGCCCCACACCACCACTTCAATCGCCGTCGAATGCGACCACTTGGGCGCGTAGGTGGCGCGTGTGTTGGACTCGCGGTACCGCCAGGCAAACCACAGCGTGAGCACGATGACCGGAATGACCACCAGCAGCATCACGCCCAGCGAGACCAGGATCAGCGTTTTTTCCTGCTCACCAACGCTGCCCTTGGGCGACAGCAGTTCGAGCGTGCATCCGCTCATGAGCGTGCTCGCCAGGATGCCGAGCGCGAGTGCGCCGAACCGGCGCGGGGATGTCAAAGCCTGTCTTGAGGCGCGCGCAGGACTGGGGGGCTCGCCTGTGCGCCAAGCGATCGAGTTGTGCATCTTCGGATGACCTGAGTTGTGACCCGCCACCAGGCATCCCTACTCCGGAAGATTCACGTACACGCACTGGCTGCGCTTGCCCGCAATCGTGAATTGCAGCTGGGCGCCCTGCTGATGCTGATACCGCTGAATGTATGGATTCCTGTGGCGATGTCTGGCATGCTAATCGAAGACAAAACCCATACAAGAACGTAATTTTCAGCAATGAAATCCATGCAAGATGCGGCTGATGCTCCCACGGGGCAATGGGCATTGCGAATCACCCCAGGGCGTGGAGCCCGGTATCAGCAGATCGTCAATTACATCGAGCAGGCCATTGGTGACGGACGATTGCGACCGGGCGACCGCGTGCCGCCGCAGCGCGATCTGGCCAAGACGCTTGGCGTCGACCTGACCACCGTCACACGGGCGTATGCCGAGGCCAAGCGGCGCAACCTGGTCGACGCCAAAGGCGCGCTCGGCACCTTCATCGCCGCGCCACGGGCCGAGCTTGCCGCCGTGGTCGACATGAGCATGAACGTACCGCCCCCGCCCGCGCAGGTCGACTTTGACGACATGCTGCGTCGCGGGCTCTCCCAGGTCCTGCTGCGCAGTGACCCGCATCTGCTGATGACGTATCACCTGGGCGGCGGGAGCCCTGCAGACCGGGTCGCGGGTGCGCGCTGGCTCGGGCAGATGATGGGCCCGGTCGAACCGTCCAGAGTCGTGGTGTGCCCAGGAGCGCAGGCGGCGCTTGCCGCGCTCATCCAGAGCCTGACGCGCCCTGGGAATGGCATCGCGGCCGAGCCCCTCGCCTACCCCGGGCTGCGCTCGGCAGCGCTGCAGCTCGATCGCAAGGTGGTGGCCATCGAGTGCGATGCCGCCGGGATGCGGCCGGACGCGCTGGCGGCCGCATGCGCTGGTGGCGTCAGGCTGATCTACCTGAACCCGACCATGCAGAACCCGACCACCCACACCATGCCGATGTCGCGCCGCAAGGAACTCGCGCGGGTCGCGGCGAAATACAAGGCGCGGATCATCGAGGACGACCCCTACTGGCTGCTATCGACGGACGCACCGCCGCCCATCGCCAGCATTGCGCCCGAACTGACCTGCTACGTGGCGACGCTGTCGAAAACACTGAGCCCAGGCTTGCGCACCGCCTACGTGCTGTTGCCCGAAGATGGGGTCACCGGCGAGGGGTTCCTTGCCGCGCTGCGCTCGTTCGCGCTCATGTCCATGCCGCTGGCCGTGGCCTTGTCGACGCAATGGATCCACGACGGCTCGGCGCAGACACTGCTCGAAGGCATCCGCACCGAAGCCCGCGCACGGCAAGACATTGCAAACCGGTGGTTAAGCGGCATCGGGCAACTGCCACCGACGGGCATCCACGTCTGGCACACGCTTCCCGATCACTGGTCGGCGGAACAGTTGACCAAAGCCGCCTTGGCGGAGGCCCTGCGGGTAACGCCGTCGGATGTCTTCTACAACGGCCCGACGCCGCCCAATGCGATTCGCATTTCCCTGGGCGGCGTACAGGACAAGGCCGAACTGTCGCTTGCGCTCCGCAAACTCGCGACGCTGCTCGAGCGCAGGCCCGCCTATCACCAAGTCGTGGTCTAACCGCTCGTCAAGCAACGTGCCCTTGCAAGACTTCCAGCACGCGCTTATCGGCAACGCAGACGCGCAGCTCGCGCACGTCTGCGTGGCAACGTACAGCGGTTAGCAACCCCGCCGTACCCGCACCGCCGCGGCAAGCTCCTCCAGCAGCGGTTCCGTCTGAGACCAGCCAAGGCAGGCATCGGTAATCGACACGCCATGCTGCAGCGGTACGCCGGGTTTCAGGTCCTGGCGCCCCTCTTCCAGATGGCTCTCGATCATGACGCCGATGATGCGCCGCTCCCCTGAAGACAGTTGATGCGCCACGTCACGACCCACGCCAACTTGACGTGCGTGCGACTTCCCGGAATTTGCATGCGAGCAATCCACCATCACCTGCTCACGCAGCCCAACCGTCCGGAGCACCTTGCAGCAGTCTTCAACCGCTGCCGCATCATAGTTCGGCCCCGTCTTCCCACCGCGAAGAATGACGTGAGCATCGTTGTTGCCGCGCGTCTCGAAAATCGCGGCCATGCCCATCTTCGTCATGCCCATGAACGAGTGGCTGGCGCGCGCGGCCAGAATCGCGTCCGCCGCGATCTGGACGCCACCATCTGTGCCGTTCTTGAATCCGATAGGGCAACTCAGCCCGGAAGCAAGCTGCCGATGGCTCTGGCTTT
Protein-coding regions in this window:
- the cyoA gene encoding ubiquinol oxidase subunit II, with amino-acid sequence MHNSIAWRTGEPPSPARASRQALTSPRRFGALALGILASTLMSGCTLELLSPKGSVGEQEKTLILVSLGVMLLVVIPVIVLTLWFAWRYRESNTRATYAPKWSHSTAIEVVVWGIPCLIVACLGVLIWDTTHKLDPYQPLAAQVEPVEVDVIALNWKWLFIYPQYGVASLNELAIPTGTPINFRLTSESMMNAFFVPQLGSMVYTMAGMQTRLHLIADHPGTYLGQSAAYSGAGFSDMHFKTLATSRAEFDAWVSRAKATGKVLDRNAYRTLEQPSSKDPVTLYGAVAPRLFDGVVDKYMLANGQVCRADGAEALLAARPAVPASVSRTEQ
- a CDS encoding PLP-dependent aminotransferase family protein: MQDAADAPTGQWALRITPGRGARYQQIVNYIEQAIGDGRLRPGDRVPPQRDLAKTLGVDLTTVTRAYAEAKRRNLVDAKGALGTFIAAPRAELAAVVDMSMNVPPPPAQVDFDDMLRRGLSQVLLRSDPHLLMTYHLGGGSPADRVAGARWLGQMMGPVEPSRVVVCPGAQAALAALIQSLTRPGNGIAAEPLAYPGLRSAALQLDRKVVAIECDAAGMRPDALAAACAGGVRLIYLNPTMQNPTTHTMPMSRRKELARVAAKYKARIIEDDPYWLLSTDAPPPIASIAPELTCYVATLSKTLSPGLRTAYVLLPEDGVTGEGFLAALRSFALMSMPLAVALSTQWIHDGSAQTLLEGIRTEARARQDIANRWLSGIGQLPPTGIHVWHTLPDHWSAEQLTKAALAEALRVTPSDVFYNGPTPPNAIRISLGGVQDKAELSLALRKLATLLERRPAYHQVVV